The Scleropages formosus chromosome 20, fSclFor1.1, whole genome shotgun sequence genomic interval CTGAAACTTGTAAATGCTGATTTTCTTGCCAgtgcagaaatattttgttgttgaATGTGCAGACACAATAGGTCATTATTTAAAAGAGATGTTTAACTCCATTCAGACTGCTCTTCTGTTAAGCTCAACACACTGTGTCTCATTCATCCATGCTACAAGCTCTTCATATGACAATGAAGCTGTATGATTGTACGCCACACTTCCATCTCTCGCAAAGTCCAGGAAGTTCGGATGGCCCTGATCACCAATGGCCTCTTAAGTTCTACTTCAGCTTTAGAAACCCACggtttagatgttttttttttttttttcacccataTCAATTTCAACAGGTTACATGTCATAAGCTTTTCTCTGTTTCACTCAAAGGACAACAagttctattaatttttttttgttcaacacACTCTCAGCAAAGTTAAGGAGCTAAAAAAAGGAGCTAAGGAGAAGAAGCTGGTTCAGGGTCTCTAGTCTGGGGCAGTTTCTATGAGTGCATCCAAAGGAATGGACGCATCTGCGGTGCTGGAACTAGTAACTGGGAACCAACTGGTAAGGCAGACTATAGGATTTGTCGAGGGATGGGAGATAGATATCTAAATCAGTTCCTGAAGCCTGCCCAGAGTTTCTGGTTACATGGCATTGGTCAACAAagaaaggcaacagtggtcTCAGGTTACCATgacaagacatttacatttattcatttagcggatgcttttctccaaagcgatttacaaagttaagctacttacaattatttacccatttaaacagctggataattttactgcagcattttaccataagtaccttgctcaaaggtactatagtcggaggtgggaatcaaacctttgggtccaaagactgcagctctaactactatgccactaGCTGTCCCACATGTCATGACATTGGCATGTCCTTTACTGTGCCTTGGGAAGAATGCATGAAAGAGGTAATTGAGAGGAAATTGGCCATGTATTAAGAGCTGATGGAataaatttctcattttcttgttTATGCAATAGAGCAGTGTAACATACACATCCAAAGAGCAATTTTTAGATTAGACTATGTCACCTGGAACacattttttggactgtgggaggaaaccagagcacctataGGAAAGCGATGTAACCTTTACATGATGGGTAAAATAGCTCCATGGTGAAAAGTCTCAGGTTCatcagaataaaattaaaagcttaTATAAGGATGGAATTATGAggatcaaaatttatttttaaagttaaaattttttcagaaaaaatgtgtgCTCATTTTAAATATCACATCTGGACTTAAACACCAATATGTTTTTGggtgatacatttacatttgcatttatttatttagcagatgcttttctgcaaagtgacttccaatggatactatgtagtgttatcaatttaaattaaacaatttaagtTGGTGAAATTGATTAACTTGTTCAAAACGTCTAAGTCACACTTAAGAACCTGTACAATTAAACTGAAAGTTACTACAGGCcaacagtaaaaatattgtttacagATCTGCACACAAGAAATTTAAgcttacatttataaaaaatattttgtcaattaattcagctgctgcttttctcaaaacagacagaattatttacctatttataaagcagtgtaatttttaccggagagTCGCAGGATAAGTACTTTTAGCTCGAGGGaattgcagcaggagtgggattcaaagccgCATCTTCTGAGCGCAAAGTGTCAGCTGTAAACACGACACTACCTGGTGCTCCTTTCTTAATAGCCATTTTGTCCTAATATTTCAATTTCGGTCTTTGCGATTTGTGAATTTTGTCACGCGCAAGTccaatttttttctacatgtacACCTCTCAGGGATGGTAGGCATCTAACATGAGCAATGTATTTCtaagtgggggaaaaataagTTAACAGAAGAAAGAAGTAATGAAAAGAGCTCTTTATtcagaacattttatttcagcatcTTTATTATAATACTAATATTTAGTAACTATTGTCATCTcttaaaatgtgtaattcatATATGGGTaagtatatgtgtatatgtatttcacatatacatatatataatttatatagatatatatatctgtaaatAACCTTTAATTTAGTCATATTTCatatgttattttttctttacaattttaaaatattttaaaggaaacaGTAATGCTTTCTATACTCCCTGGCCGATCCCTTCTTTGCAGTTATGCTCTCTTAAGCTGCATAGCACTAACACTTCTTATGTGATTATTTAAAACCGTGGATGATCCATTCCGGTGATACCTAAATCAGCTAAGTGGTGATAATTGTTTTTCGGAGACTGGAATTCAGATCTGGACTACAGGGAACAAATAACGTCGTATGGCAGGAATGAAAATTTAAAGAACAAAGTTTAAGCACAGAGCTGATTGTGACTGCGGGattggagagagagaggtgagGTCCAGCAAAATTTCTGGGTGGTCCACACATTCGCTGAATGTTGCtttgaaagacagaaagagagatcaCAGAGGGAGTAGAGCAAGTTGTGTAGAAAgcatttaagcaaaaaaaaaaaaaagaaaaaaagtgtacatttttcttattacaAATTACTTGGAAGACAGAGATTCTGCAGAGCTATAACATCTAGTATTGTTATTATGATTGTTACTGTTACCATCATCTTCAAACTTTTTCCTGCCAACGTTACCGTGTTCCCTACTACATTTTTCCCATGTTTACAGTGGgatttcattcattctttttaagtggaaaaagtcaaatttacaatttaaaacaggtgagccgggggggggggggggttcggcACAACGTTTACTTCTTAGTGGTGAGGCGGGACCTCTCTCTCTATGTGTACGAGTGCGTAAAAGCTGACGCGCAGAGTCGATGGGATCAGGGGAGCAGTGAGGAGCGGCAAGGAGAGGAAAAAGATCAGTGGATGAGGTAGACACACCAACAGATAGGCGGCAGAAACACGGAAGAGCCCTTGTTGATCGGATTTCTCGGACAGCGTACAAGACATTAGGGGAGCTGGGAAGGAGGAGCGTGTCTGAAATTTTGTTGGCTACGCGCTGTGCGATCCGGTCAGCCACCATCACCCAGTCAGTTATCCAAGTGTCCGTTTCGTTGCGCATCATTTTTGGGGGGGTTAGCCGTACATCTCACTGTTGTCAGTAGAGACAGAATGGAAATTAACTAAATGTTCTTCTCATAGTGTTCCTGGCTCTTtcggttttgtttttctccctaaAAATATTTTACCGGATCATTTCAACGGAGCACCCACTCACGTCATGCTTATGGGAGGAACCATAACTCTGATTAATAATTCTCATAATTGCAATATGATAATGACCTAATCTCTCCTAGGAATGGCAAGGGAACTTCAGCTGACAACTATGACAATAACAATGATGATGGTAACAATAACAACaccagcaataacaataattctCATTATATTAATAGCAATACTTTTGCTCATTTGAATGAACtataaaagtgttttaagaaCAATCATCTTTTCAACACAGATGCAAGTGtatattcattcatccatccatcctactttatattcatttattcacttgttttATATCCTTATAAAGAGTATTTGGAAGGGGGTGGGCGGAGTGGGTGGGGGAATGAATCTCTTAAGTCTGTTTTCCCCTTCACCCacctcctctctttctctctctccaacTAAAAGCCACATTTATAATTATGATCGTAGCGGTCGCTCCCACATCGTAAAGTCTTCAGTGCCTTCGGTCTTTTTGgaataatttttgtttaaagattttttttcttaaaaaataatacttaaaaatTCTCCTCTGCTTTCTTATGTATTCATactcagtaataataaaaatagttgaGTTTGCGTGTCCCTCCAGgcttctgtgtatgtgtgtaaggGGGAAAggttatgtatgtatatttttaaaatctgagtGTGGGGGCTGTTTATGTGTgcttatacatacatacatacatacatacatacatacataaataaataaatcctaataaaacattttgtgtttgaGCAAGCAGTTACACACAGTGGCAATCAGTTTACTGAAGGTCAGTTTGCCATGCTGGCAGTGGTTTCTCCTGTATAGAGCTTTACATTAGCTGTGGCACATTGTCACTGAGTGCAGAAGTAAAAGTACACAGGTACCTCCACAGCGCAGCCCTTCTTTCCCTGGTAACAGGGTAAGTGgccaaaataaaccaaaaacaGGGGAGGGTGAAGAGAACAGGCTTGTGGGCCAAGACATGTAACTGCTTCTCGCTCCTTCCATCTCccttctctcttcctctgtcTTTCTCACTCTCTCGAACAGAAAAGTTGTCTTCTGCTTTTAAACTTACAAATAAATGAGAtcaaaaatgtctgtaaaattCTAAGGTGttctgttttatatatacatttatatctCTCCAAATGTTGCTGCTGAAAGATGTGTATTGTGTCTGTGATTTGTATAAACCTGTggctgtatttatttgtgtgtgttgtatagTTGCTCTATTAATATActgtttcagttgtgtgtgtgtgtgtgtgtgtgtgtgcgcgcgcgcgcgcatgtgtgtgtcattgtgcaCACAGATCAGTTTGCAGTACACATGTCCAGCCAAGCTTTTTGCATCGCTTCTCTTTTCCCATCTCTTctgtcttctctttttctttgatttGTGTTCATCCTTTACTGTCAGCGGCAATAAGTTTGGTTTCTGACAGTCCTTGGATCCAGTATTTACAGCAACTGAtgtgttctctttttttctctttctctctctctccttccttttttcctcatcCTCACTCTCTGTCTGTCGTCTCTGCTTCATGTTTCCTCATTCCTCCTTCGATCAGTCTGTCCCTCTCGGGGGGAAAGAGCAGAGACAGGGAATGATGAAGAGAGCCTATGAAGAAAGGAGGGGATACATCAAAcaacataaattaaaacaacagaaaatgagATGGAGACTAGAGGAAGCGAACACAGTGACGGAGAGATGACAGAGGAGGGCATCCGAGGTAGACCGCATGGTGACAATAGACATCATGGAACGTGATGCGGacgaaaaaagaaatcacagcaCTCTCTTCATGAACCATTGCCCTTCTCTTTTGTCTTACTTGCAGTCCATTTTGTTCTTACCATTTTAAGTCTTCTCGCTCTTTCCCTGACCTATCAGGGCTCTCTGTCTTACGACTTTTTCTCACCTGTCCATCAGCCTTTTCAGTGCACGCTCAATATTCATGCGGTGACCGACACGGGTCACTCCCAGGTCCAGATAGTCCTCCTTGGTGAGGGAGGGAAGATGCGTGCCGTCAATTTCATTGTCCAAGAATTTCTCCCTGTGCTCCCCCAAGTTTAGGTAGCTAAGCCAGTCCGCCACATCGTACTTCGTCCAGTATGGAAGTGGCTTGGAGGCAAAGGGCTTGGACGATGGAGGTGGGGGTAGGTGGGGGTAGCTGAGACAGGCTGGTGGGGGAATTGGATGCAGTGGTGGAGAGGAAGTGCCTGAGAGAAACTGGGTAGGGGAGAGGGAACGGGAGACTACCAAGGAGGAGTTTGGAGGAGGGGCCCCAGAGGGGGCGAAGAGtggtggagaagaagaaaagtaaGGGTCTCCTAGGGGATTTGCTGGCGAAGGTGGGGTAACAGAACCACGGAGCTCATAGGGGCTCCCGTACAGAGGGGTGGTAGGTAGGATTGGGAGAGAGGAAGGTCGTGGTGGGCCCAGCTTTGGCCTGTCAGACAGAGAAATGAGGGGACTTGGTGCACGGCGACGCTGCACGTGGTGCGAATGGGAGTGTGACTCAGACCTCCGAGAGTCCCGACTCGGGCCAAACTGGAATTCCAAGCCCTTGGTGCGGTACGTGTGCCTGTGCTTCGGTGAGGTTGGGTATGGAGAGTAGGAGGGCGAGAGGGGAGAGTGGGTTTGTGGCGACTGGGAACGCACTATGGGTGGCTGGGGAGATGGGGAGCGGGCCCAGTTGGGATACAGCGAAGGCTgagaggagggggaaggagagggGGTGGGAGACAGGGCTGGCTGGGGTGTCAGGGTGGGAGAGGTGGGCAATGGGGAGGGGGAGCGAGCAGAGGGTGGACTCAGGGCAGAAGAGGAGTCTTCCGAGAACCTGGAAGGAAGAGAGCGGTAAGCCGTTTAGTGCACGTACAAGTGGTCAAAGCTCCGGACGATTGACAATGGCGAGAGCGGAACAGGAATGCAGAATGAGGAGGAAAGATCATGAGGGAACGTGTTAGGCATCTGTCCCTCTTGAGGAAGACGTAGAAGTACAAAGCAAGACACAAACCTAAGTAGGAATGCAAAAAGTCAAGAAATAGACAAGGACTTTAAACAGATACACTTCATCTGAATACAACTACACTGTGGCCTGTAGACTCTTCTTGCTGCCTGGTGATTATTATATGCGATACACCATATACAGATAAGtgcaaaagacaaaagaaatgaatataCATGGACATCCACAAGAATAACATAGAAGCGCAAAGGATAGGGCACAGACAAGAGTCCTCATACCATGTGGACATGCAGTTGACTTAGTCACACTGTAGCAGGGAGGAAAGTGACTCAGTCCTGTTATAACAGGCACCGAgacaatgacacacagcttaACCACCTCACTCACAGACAGCGTAAACAGATACCCCCCAGTGTACAATATGCAGGACAAGCCAATGTTGTCAGCACAGTACGTTATGGAGACACATCATTTAACATGAGTGCACACAGTTCATGTGTACGTAGCTCCACAAAAGGGACGTTTACAGATATGATTCAGACCTTCAGGTTAAACGTGGAGCCACAGACCCCCAGCAGCCATACCTGTGTCTGGCCAGAGACCTCTGTCCTCCCCAGCCCtccatgcttttgtttcccatCTGCTGCAACTTGGAGCTCAGTTCATTGATGATGCTGGCCTTCATACCGGAGAGAGGTGGGTGCAGCTTCCTTGCCTCCAGAAACATCCCACCTCCCTGGTTTCCTTCTTCCATCTCCCCTTCACCCACTGCTGTAGCGCTACCCTCACCCCAGAGAGGTTTCATGTCTGGGGTGCGGGGCCTCTCAATATACAGAGAACCAGGACGACCCAAGTTCTGCGCATCTCTGGCACCATATCCATCATGGCCACTGTCCTCTTCATTGTCCTCTTCGCCTTCCAGACAttcctcctccacctcatcTCTTCGTCTTTGGGAGTGAAAGGAGGCAGGGGCGGTGTTGGTTTGCCGGTGAAGGTCCAATACCGCTCTTCCACCCTCTTTGTATCGCTGCACTTTGGGGTACGTGGAGGTGGCAGTTTTTGCATTGTGCATTTCAAATGATTGCCCATCCAAATAAGTCATGTAGGAATCCAGTAGATCACTACCTCTCTCTCCCTGTACTCCTcccttttctcccttttctcctctctctcctcttatTCCTCCTATTCCTAAGATGTTATCCAGGTGGTGGTCGCTGCTGCTTCGACTATCCAACTCTTCAATCCCAGAGTCCACCACCGTCTCCTGGGACTCCCCACTCTTTGCAGAGGTAGGTGTTTGATCACCTATCTTTCCCCCACCACCGGCACCTGCCGCGGTAGCTGCTGCATGCTCTGAGTGCATAGTGGTGGCTATAGTGGTCGTCGCAGCAGTTGTTGTTGTGGTAGTCGCATAGGTCACAGTTGTCGTCAGGGTGGCAGTTCCTCTGTCTTGTGCAGAGTTAGCTGAGGGTGTGGGGCTGCGGACCACTACTGTAGCTATGGAGTTGGGGGCGGACAGTGGCGGGGGCGTCGGAGAGGAACGCCCCGAGGTTTGCGTGCTGTTGTAGAGGTGGTGGGTGTGGCTGATTGGAAGGGGCCCGTGAGACGAGGAAGTACTGGGTGGATGTGGAGAGACTGAGGGTGGTACAGATGATTCGGTCAAAGAGGGTTGAAGGGTTGAAGGCGATGGCGGAGGTACGGGGTGGGAGGCAGGAGATGGTGAGAGGGCAGATTGGGTGAGATTAGCTACTTCACTGTCATATGAAGTCAGGCTTGATGTGGTGGAGTCCCCAGCCTGTGGGGATGTAAGAGGCGTGTGAGAAGGGAAACCTCCGATCAGAGGTTCTTTGTGTGAGGAtggaggtggtgggggaggaggtggcgggggctTAATTGTGGAGTTCAGGTTGCTGGTCATTATCCCTCCTTGATGGCTATACCCAGACAGTCCTCCCAGCCCCCTATCAAAACTATTAGCGAACTGTAGGGGTGGAGGCAAGGGGTCGGCAAAGACAAACTCATCATCCATATCTACAGAGGGCGCAGGGGGTGGCAGTACCATGAGACCCAGGCCCCCACTTTCTCCTCCATTGCCCTGTGTCGGCACTGGAGCCGAGCCTACAGTAGGAGGGGATGGAGGGGTAACTGACAGAATTGAGGCATTGGCATCATTCTCCATGCGCAAGTAAGTCGGCCGCTGGGGAGGTAGATGGGTAGATGGGTGAGACGTTACCTGGGCTGTCTGTTGCTCCGTCTTCTTCCCATagccctccctctctctctccctctccctctctctctctctctccctgtagTTTAGCTGGTAGTGCTGTGATTGGTAGTGATGCATGTGGATCGGCTTATCTTCTGAAAATCGCACTCTCAACCCTTCTCTGGGTCCCACTTCTTTTTCCTTATCTGCACCCTCCTCATCCCACGGCCCTCCGCTGCGGAATACCCTTGGGGAAGGTGGGCGGCCCGGAGTGGAGGTGGTGGCAGctagggaggaggaggtgacgaggtaggaggagctggaggactgAGAGGACGAGATTGCGGATGGAGTAGAAATGTGAGGCAGAAGGGAGGCCGAAGTGGCCGAGGCAGCCGAGGCAGCTGAGGGAAAAGCCCCTACACTGGAGAGCTGGCGTCCAAAATGGTGCTCCCCTCTCTCTCTACGCATCCTTCCGTCATCTTTCAGAGCCCTCTCTCTAGCAGCCAAGGCAAGGCCCAGCGGTGATGAGGGGTCCAGCACCTTTCCAGTCAGGGGGTGGATGAAGGTGGTGGGCTGCTGTTTCCCTGTCCTGTAGAAGTCTGCTGGCACAGATTTTGGCTGGTAATCCCCAGGTGGGGCTGGGGTGGAGTACTCAGGCAGTCCAAACGCGGGAGGCATGCTGCGTGTGTGGTGGATGAAAGTGTCTCCGGAAAACATGCCTTCATCAATGGATTTGGAAGGGCGCAGGCGAGGAGACGGATTATCGATCTGAGCGCTGTGCTGTTGTGCAGTCTGGGTCCTTCCACCCGCTAGGCCTAACCCAACCTCATCTTCAGCCGAGATGAAGAACGATGCACTCTTTCTCCTAGCTTCATGGAACCGCTCCCGGTCTCTGCGGGCTGCTCCCACTATAGCAGCACCAAACTGACTTGTAAAATCCATGCTATCCTGGGAACGGAGAGAAGGTCGGAAGGTTGCTGAAGGGAGCGGGCTCATCGGAGGCGGTGAGGCTGCGGTCGAGGTGGCTGTGGTCGTTGGGGGATCCTGGGCGGCTCCTGGGCCTGCGGGAGGGGATTTGGTACCAGTGTCTGGGGCTGGCTCCGCATCCACGCTGCTGCCTTGGCTGCTGCGGCCACTGCTGCTGGTAGAGGGAGCCTTCACTATAATGGTGGGAATCGGAATGGAGCTCTTCTCCACTGGGACCTTGTTCAGAGCATGGGTGGGTGTCTGGTTCTCCACTTTGGACTGCTTGACTAAATGGCCCTTTCCTCTCCTGGCTGGCCCTTTGGGCACACCAGCGCCAGCTCCGACACCAGCTCCAGTCCTGTCTGCCCGAGATATCTGTTGGGATACCTGGGAGACCTGACTCTGAATAGACtgttgctgcagctgctgggtCATCGGCGCCACGCTGGAAGGGGGAAGAGCATTACTGTAGCCTCTTCTCAGGCCTGCTGCTCTCCCTCCACCAGCTCCAATTCCACCAGAATCGCCCAAGAAGCCACCTCCCTTACGAGACGCAGCCCTGCTTggctgggggtgggaggggtgtgAGGATGGATGGCCAAAAGGGGATGGATGGTCTGTACTTccaccagctcctgctctctcccGGCTGGTCTGAGAATAGTGTCCTGGTTGCGAGTACATCTGGTACTGCGTCGACGTAGAGGCCTGGGACACCGAAATGGAAGCCTGTTTCTGGAGCtgtttccccctccagcccaagGAGGGCCCTGCAGAGAAAGGGGGGTCAGGCGGGgcagtggtggggggtggggggatgtcATCAGAGCCAGGAACTGAGAGGCTGCGTGAGAACTTCATAGATGGAGGGTGAAGGTACTGCTTTTCCTCCTCTGTAACACCTGGAGCAGAGCCAAGTATGGGAAGTAAGAATACACATATAAAACAGGAATACAAGGCGAGAAAGAGAGGGGGAAACTGTACAGGAGTTAATCATGTCTGGACACAATAAACCTTTCAATGTTGTTGAGAAACATTTGGAGAAATTTGGAGACATCTATGATCTACATGCCCGTTGGCAAATTCAATGGGTTCATTTTGAAATGAGGCGTTTACTATGGGGACTGAACTCATATCTGTCTGTCCGTATCTTTTGGCCTTAcgttttattctttctttacGCAACTTTAGCTGTACAACAGTGTGCAGTTCAGCCGACTGTATGTTCCCATGTGCCTGGATGCGTGTTCTGCATGAGTTAGTCTGTCCCATAAATTCAAAATTGTCACCGTTATCTGTAAATttgactgcagtgatttacaaaCAGAGAGGGAGGTGAGACAGGTAAGTAGAGTACAGTGCAGTACTCTACTGAATAGTAGTAGCTTTTACTGCACAAACgacacagcagagacacagaggAAGAAACAGTACAGACAAAGAAGGCTACAATACAGACCCGCGAAAGCTAAACGTTATATACTACAGATACACAGAACAGTACGGTAAAGCAAAGCGATGACGGACAGACAGATAAACAGACAGCCTCACCGATGGATTTTTGTCGCAGCATCATACCGTGCTGTGGAGCATGGCCTGACATTAATTGTGCGCGGTCATAGCCAAACCCTGATCCAGACGACATCACGCCTACTCCTGACTGGTCAAAATTAGGCTGCGAAGGCAATggaaaagtaaaacagaaattaGGTGGAAATACTCGCACTAAGACACACGCTGTAATGCGTTTCATTATATGTACAGCTACATTACATGGAAAAGTGAGCTAGGTTTGACAGAAGAGAGCAGTAATTCATTCCTTTATCATTTGTGGCCcgtttgcattttcaaaaatgagcCTTTTCGACGCGCTGAACTAAAGTAACATTTGAAGTTAT includes:
- the LOC108923943 gene encoding SH3 and multiple ankyrin repeat domains protein 1-like isoform X1, with amino-acid sequence MTMPLSPLSSDEEQQRMLGKSQHFYPGEEGEEGEEEDEEEEGEENHTEGVGDKENGELEVEEEEEEEEEEEEEEEEKEMPKGVQSRGREEGPRHMANMANMANMVGQQVGERQRRSSNPGHIGTSHLSNPGAALHQPVGQQQPLHPLSNRQQMRRLKERSQSTVNPAEDTHISMMVFRIGIPDIKQTKCLRFNPDATVWCAKQQVLCSLTETLRDVLNYGLFQPATDGHDAKFLEEERMLRDYPQSFEKGVPYLEFRYKTRVYKQTNLDEKQLAKLHTKASLKKFMDYIQGGLVEKTAKFLEKGLDPNFHDSDTGETPLTLAVQSEQGGAESIRVLVLGGAHIDFRAKDGLTPMHKAVRAHNHSALLALLALGASPDYKDRWGLTPLYHSVLIGGDTSCCETLLYHRAKLGVRDENGWNEMHQACQHGHAQHLEHLLFYGADSTSQNASGNTALHISALYNKEGCVRILLYRGANKEAKNNNGQTPFQVAIMSGHFELGEVIKNHSDSDVVPFLESPKYAPQRLESARTLAIPRPHPLLRANSDNSMNLPDWMSVPNAASNSIVSVQGYKNPGASRSSSSPRGARTRSPSRGRGDKEERSRQPRGRQGPMSANSTGSGGGQRRRLYSAVPGRVFVAMRSHAAQGSREISINKGDKVKVLSVGEGGYWEGTVRGRTGWFPADCVQEVAVQSQDNRSESRSDKSKKLFRHYTVGSYDSFEAPSDYIIKEKTVLLQKKDNEGFGFVLRGAKAQTPIEEFTPTPAFPALQYLESVDEGGVAWRAGLRMGDFLIEVNGQNVVKVGHRQVVNMIRQGGNSLMVKVVMVTRNPEMEEASRKKVPQQSKRLTPPAIALRSKSMTSELEEMVEKAASPWKKKAEYEATDKKRTVYQMALNKLDEILAAAQQTISTTEGQGPRSHGGKRERTRGIYTNEPNFDQSGVGVMSSGSGFGYDRAQLMSGHAPQHGMMLRQKSIGVTEEEKQYLHPPSMKFSRSLSVPGSDDIPPPPTTAPPDPPFSAGPSLGWRGKQLQKQASISVSQASTSTQYQMYSQPGHYSQTSRERAGAGGSTDHPSPFGHPSSHPSHPQPSRAASRKGGGFLGDSGGIGAGGGRAAGLRRGYSNALPPSSVAPMTQQLQQQSIQSQVSQVSQQISRADRTGAGVGAGAGVPKGPARRGKGHLVKQSKVENQTPTHALNKVPVEKSSIPIPTIIVKAPSTSSSGRSSQGSSVDAEPAPDTGTKSPPAGPGAAQDPPTTTATSTAASPPPMSPLPSATFRPSLRSQDSMDFTSQFGAAIVGAARRDRERFHEARRKSASFFISAEDEVGLGLAGGRTQTAQQHSAQIDNPSPRLRPSKSIDEGMFSGDTFIHHTRSMPPAFGLPEYSTPAPPGDYQPKSVPADFYRTGKQQPTTFIHPLTGKVLDPSSPLGLALAARERALKDDGRMRRERGEHHFGRQLSSVGAFPSAASAASATSASLLPHISTPSAISSSQSSSSSYLVTSSSLAATTSTPGRPPSPRVFRSGGPWDEEGADKEKEVGPREGLRVRFSEDKPIHMHHYQSQHYQLNYREREREREREREREGYGKKTEQQTAQVTSHPSTHLPPQRPTYLRMENDANASILSVTPPSPPTVGSAPVPTQGNGGESGGLGLMVLPPPAPSVDMDDEFVFADPLPPPLQFANSFDRGLGGLSGYSHQGGIMTSNLNSTIKPPPPPPPPPPSSHKEPLIGGFPSHTPLTSPQAGDSTTSSLTSYDSEVANLTQSALSPSPASHPVPPPSPSTLQPSLTESSVPPSVSPHPPSTSSSHGPLPISHTHHLYNSTQTSGRSSPTPPPLSAPNSIATVVVRSPTPSANSAQDRGTATLTTTVTYATTTTTTAATTTIATTMHSEHAAATAAGAGGGGKIGDQTPTSAKSGESQETVVDSGIEELDSRSSSDHHLDNILGIGGIRGERGEKGEKGGVQGERGSDLLDSYMTYLDGQSFEMHNAKTATSTYPKVQRYKEGGRAVLDLHRQTNTAPASFHSQRRRDEVEEECLEGEEDNEEDSGHDGYGARDAQNLGRPGSLYIERPRTPDMKPLWGEGSATAVGEGEMEEGNQGGGMFLEARKLHPPLSGMKASIINELSSKLQQMGNKSMEGWGGQRSLARHRFSEDSSSALSPPSARSPSPLPTSPTLTPQPALSPTPSPSPSSQPSLYPNWARSPSPQPPIVRSQSPQTHSPLSPSYSPYPTSPKHRHTYRTKGLEFQFGPSRDSRRSESHSHSHHVQRRRAPSPLISLSDRPKLGPPRPSSLPILPTTPLYGSPYELRGSVTPPSPANPLGDPYFSSSPPLFAPSGAPPPNSSLVVSRSLSPTQFLSGTSSPPLHPIPPPACLSYPHLPPPPSSKPFASKPLPYWTKYDVADWLSYLNLGEHREKFLDNEIDGTHLPSLTKEDYLDLGVTRVGHRMNIERALKRLMDRLSSSFPVSALSPREGQTDRRRNEET